In one Lolium rigidum isolate FL_2022 chromosome 3, APGP_CSIRO_Lrig_0.1, whole genome shotgun sequence genomic region, the following are encoded:
- the LOC124698868 gene encoding 50S ribosomal protein L4-like, producing MRAIARAASLLRRAVDCPPQLGAIGRDAPLVSKILPNVYFNRYSTHLAPANEVLIPPELLSSKSVWTPDRELGQYEDLVARVTNFHNEDKGFMVLDGDVFDVPIRKDIVHRVVRWQLAKRQQGTHSTKTISEVSGTGRKPYKQKGTGRARHGTLRGCQFRGGATMHGPKPRSHAFKLQKKVRRLGLKIALSARTAEGKLCIFEDLEVPSHKTKNIVQYIKQMDDTKKVLLVDGGDIDKKLKLATQNLHYVNVIPSIGLNVYSILQHDTIVMTRDAINRIVERMHTPISR from the exons ATGCGCGCCATCGCACGTGCAGCGTCGCTCCTGCGCCGCGCCGTGGACTGCCCGCCGCAGCTCGGCGCCATCGGCCGCGACGCCCCGCTTGTCAGCAAG ATATTGCCAAATGTCTACTTCAATCGGTACTCTACTCATTTAGCTCCAGCAAATGAAGTGCTGATTCCACCGGAACTTCTGTCTAGCAAGAGTGTTTGGACCCCAGACCGAGAGCTAG GGCAGTATGAGGACCTAGTAGCTAGAGTAACAAACTTCCATAATGAGGACAAGGGATTCATGGTTTTGGATGGTGATGTTTTTGATGTTCCAATTAGGAAGGATATTGTTCACAGAGTAGTCAGGTGGCAACTTGCTAAAAGGCAACAG GGGACACACTCAACTAAAACTATCAGTGAAGTGAGTGGCACAGGAAGAAAGCCTTACAAGCAAAAAGGAACTGGAAGAGCACGCCATGGAACGCTGCGTGGTTGTCAG TTTCGAGGTGGTGCAACCATGCATGGCCCTAAACCACGAAGCCATGCATTCAAGCTGCAAAAGAAAGTACGACGCCTGGGACTTAAAATAGCGTTGTCTGCCCGAACAGCAGAGGGGAAG CTCTGCATCTTTGAGGACTTGGAAGTCCCTAGCCACAAGACGAAAAACATTGTGCAGTACATAAAGCAGATGGACGATACAAAGAAAGTTTTGTTGGTGGATGGAGGCGACATTGATAAGAAGTTGAAGCTAGCTACTCAAAATCTTCACTATGTGAATGTCATCCCATCCATT GGCCTCAATGTGTACAGCATCCTGCAGCATGACACCATTGTGATGACTCGAGACGCCATCAACAGAATCGTCGAGCGGATGCACACCCCCATCAGCCGCTAG